A single Venturia canescens isolate UGA chromosome 1, ASM1945775v1, whole genome shotgun sequence DNA region contains:
- the LOC122407037 gene encoding protein FRA10AC1, with product MFPAYDYLSAYDRHKKLINDYFELRGGSALSLQRDTSRDKTDYDVIRENHKFLWDEETDTTDTWATRLAKKYYDKLFKEYCICDLTYYKHNKVALRWRTEKEVVVGKGQFECGSKKCGVKESLRTWEVNFGYEEHGEKKNALVKLRLCPECSLKLNYKSQKREIKRKKHLKRLQTDLADDIGKASSSTEVSRADVKIELESEAESTTEPEKLKVAESDFWKSKPREGEEKSRDDEFEEYLADLLL from the exons ATGTTTCCGGCTTACGATTATCTATCGGCTTACGACAGACACaagaaattgatcaacgaTTATTTTGAGCTCAGGGGAGGCTCGGCGCTTTCTTTACAGCGAGACAC GTCTCGGGACAAAACGGACTACGATGTTATCAGAGAAAATCACAAATTTCTTTGGGACGAAGAGACCGATACAACCGATACGTGGGCCACCCGTCTCGCTAAGAAATACTATGACAAATTGTTCAAGGAATATTGCATCTGTGACTTGACTTACTACAAACACAATAAG GTTGCTCTTAGATGGAGAACCGAAAAAGAAGTTGTGGTTGGAAAAGGTCAATTTGAATGCGGAAGTAAAAAATGTGGGGTAAAAGAGAGCCTTAGAACATGGGAAGTTAATTTTGGATATGAAGAACACGGGGAGAAAAAGAATGCTCTTGTGAAATTGA gACTTTGCCCAGAATGCTCGCTGAAGCTCAATTACAAATCCCAAAAAAGAGAGATTAAACGTAAAAAACACTTAAAGCGGTTACAGACAGATTTAGCCGATGACATTGGAAAAGCGTCAAGCTCGACAGAAGTTTCCAGAGCAGATGTAAAAATCGAATTGGAAAGCGAAGCAGAAAGTACAACAGAacctgaaaaattgaaagtggCAGAATCAGATTTTTGGAAATCTAAACCCAGAGAGGGTgaagaaaaatcaagagacgatgaatttgaagaaTATCTTGCTGACTTACTTCTGTAA
- the Hmgcl gene encoding hydroxymethylglutaryl-CoA lyase, mitochondrial: MLSIRRLLRLKLVNTRLVSDFVKVVEVGPRDGLQNEKKILSTSLKIDLINRLSESGLGVIEVTSFVSAKWIPQMQDNAEVYRGINKKPGITYPVLVPNLKGLESALEAGVKEVAIFAAASETFSRKNINCSIEESLKRFSETMKKSKENNIKVRAYVSCVVGCPYEGEIKSTTVARLSSALLELGCYEISLGDTVGVGTPKKFHLLLREIRNVSSDMKEFAIHCHNTYGQGIANVYASLENDIRIFDSSVAGLGGCPYAAGASGNIATEDLLYLLHGQGMKTGVDLDKIIASGDWISQQLQRDNQSRVGVAMLSKRKH; the protein is encoded by the coding sequence aTGCTATCGATTAGAAGGTTACTGAGGTTAAAGCTAGTGAATACGAGATTGGTCAGTGACTTCGTTAAAGTTGTGGAAGTTGGTCCACGGGACGGTTTGCagaacgagaagaaaatattgtCAACGTCATTGAAGATAGATCTAATAAACAGGCTTTCAGAGAGTGGTCTCGGAGTGATAGAAGTGACGAGTTTCGTGTCAGCAAAATGGATTCCACAGATGCAGGACAACGCTGAGGTTTATCgaggaataaataaaaagccgGGTATAACGTATCCGGTGCTCGTACCGAATCTGAAGGGTTTGGAAAGTGCCCTTGAAGCTGGCGTTAAGGAGGTGGCCATCTTTGCTGCGGCCTCCGAAACGTTTTCGCGTAAAAACATTAATTGTTCCATTGAGGAGAGTCTCAAAAGGTTTTCcgagacgatgaaaaaatcgaaagaaaacaaCATTAAAGTGAGAGCTTACGTTTCCTGCGTGGTTGGTTGTCCCTATGAAGGAGAAATCAAATCCACCACTGTGGCCAGACTCAGTTCAGCTTTGCTCGAACTCGGCTGTTATGAAATTTCCCTAGGCGACACTGTGGGCGTAGGAAcaccaaaaaaatttcatcttttgctTCGAGAAATACGAAACGTATCGAGTGATATGAAAGAATTTGCGATTCATTGTCACAACACTTATGGCCAAGGAATAGCCAATGTATATGCTAGTTTAGAAAATGACATTAGAATATTCGATTCTTCGGTCGCTGGCTTAGGCGGTTGTCCTTACGCAGCCGGCGCTTCAGGCAACATCGCAACCGAAGATTTGTTGTATCTTTTGCACGGTCAAGGCATGAAAACTGGTGTCGATTTGGATAAAATTATAGCCTCTGGCGACTGGATTAGTCAACAACTTCAGAGAGACAATCAGTCGAGAGTCGGGGTCGCGATGCTCTCGAAACGGAAACATTGA